A window from Salvia miltiorrhiza cultivar Shanhuang (shh) chromosome 2, IMPLAD_Smil_shh, whole genome shotgun sequence encodes these proteins:
- the LOC131010815 gene encoding subtilisin-like protease SBT3, which yields MEVFQLVSMILVSWSVLVSADRSTYIVHMDKSLMPKAFSTHHHWYSSLLKSVARTWLDADGSEPKLVHTYDNAFHGFSAVMSESEVAALKKSPGFLSAYPDDVVTPDTTHSYKFLSLNTATGLWPASQYGKDVIIGVVDSGIWPESPSFNDDGMTGIPARWKGICQAGDQFNSSHCNKKLIGARYFNEGSRASNPDINITMNSARDESGHGTHVASTAAGNYVDDVSFFGYAGGRARGVAPRARLAAYKVTGWDSGSVESDVLAGIDQAVADGVDILSISLSYLRTNLYENPIAIAGFGAREKGILVSVSAGNRGPSAATLLEGIPWAVISASGTIDRWFAGTLTLGNGKAVTGWTMFPARAVVRKLPLVYNETLSACSSSELVAEAPDESIIICNITDESTDFSSVMSYLSQSNVRAAIVISEDTSILRSTSFPFPGVVISPSEAEGVVSYASSSDTPTASIDFQQTILGTEPRAAPAVSGSSSRGPGRNYREILKPDIMAPGVLILAAYNPYSSEASIGSNINLASDYTLLSGTSMACPHISGIAALLKAAHPEWSPAAIQSAMMTTANPLDNTNQPIKDMGFNYRLATPLGMGAGQVDPNRALDPGLLYDATVQDHVNLVCSMNFTSEQTRTIIRSSYNCSNPSSDLNYPSFIALYDTEVNRTTTSQFKRTLTNVGKGAATYKVKVEEPKNATVIISPKTLVFRKKYDKQSYSVSIRYTRNNEIELETTDGSLTWIEVNGKHTVRSPIVVYPRLNNDDD from the coding sequence ATGGAGGTGTTTCAGTTAGTTTCGATGATTCTGGTTTCTTGGTCTGTGCTGGTTTCAGCAGACAGATCAACTTACATTGTACACATGGACAAATCTCTCATGCCTAAGGCATTCTCCACTCACCATCATTGGTATTCTTCCCTTCTTAAATCAGTAGCTCGGACGTGGCTCGACGCCGACGGATCCGAGCCGAAGCTCGTCCACACTTACGACAACGCCTTTCACGGTTTCTCCGCGGTGATGTCGGAATCCGAAGTGGCAGCTCTGAAGAAGTCGCCGGGCTTCCTCTCAGCTTATCCCGACGATGTCGTGACGCCTGACACCACCCATTCCTACAAGTTCTTGTCTCTGAACACCGCCACGGGGCTGTGGCCGGCGTCTCAGTATGGAAAAGACGTAATCATCGGCGTCGTGGACTCGGGGATCTGGCCGGAGAGCCCGAGTTTCAACGACGACGGGATGACCGGGATCCCGGCCAGGTGGAAGGGGATATGCCAGGCAGGCGACCAATTCAATTCGTCGCACTGCAACAAGAAACTCATCGGAGCAAGATACTTCAATGAAGGATCTCGAGCTTCCAATCCTGATATCAACATCACGATGAACTCGGCCAGGGACGAGTCCGGTCACGGCACTCACGTGGCATCCACGGCGGCGGGGAACTACGTCGACGACGTTTCCTTCTTCGGTTATGCAGGTGGAAGGGCGCGAGGAGTTGCTCCTCGCGCCCGTCTGGCTGCATATAAGGTGACTGGTTGGGATTCGGGGAGCGTCGAATCCGATGTGCTTGCCGGCATTGATCAAGCAGTGGCTGATGGAGTCGACATCCTGTCAATTTCTCTGAGCTACCTCCGGACTAATCTGTACGAGAATCCGATCGCAATAGCAGGATTCGGCGCGAGGGAGAAGGGTATCCTTGTCTCTGTCTCAGCAGGGAACCGAGGCCCGAGCGCTGCAACGCTGCTCGAAGGCATCCCATGGGCGGTGATCTCTGCGTCGGGGACAATTGACCGGTGGTTCGCCGGCACGCTGACTCTCGGGAACGGCAAAGCTGTGACCGGGTGGACTATGTTTCCGGCGAGAGCCGTGGTCAGAAAGCTGCCTCTTGTTTACAACGAGACTCTATCCGCCTGCAGCTCGAGCGAGTTAGTAGCGGAGGCTCCTGATGAGAGCATCATCATATGCAATATCACTGATGAAAGCACAGATTTCTCTTCCGTGATGAGTTATCTGTCGCAATCGAATGTCCGCGCAGCCATCGTGATTTCTGAAGACACGAGCATACTAAGATCCACCTCGTTTCCTTTCCCCGGAGTGGTGATCAGTCCCTCGGAAGCAGAGGGCGTGGTCAGCTACGCATCGTCAAGCGATACGCCAACAGCAAGTATTGATTTCCAACAAACCATTCTTGGAACAGAGCCACGAGCTGCCCCGGCCGTGTCGGGTTCCTCGTCGAGAGGCCCCGGCCGGAACTATCGAGAAATCTTGAAGCCGGACATAATGGCTCCGGGAGTCCTCATCTTAGCAGCATATAATCCATATTCTTCTGAAGCCAGCATTGGGAGCAACATAAACCTTGCAAGCGACTACACTCTGCTGTCTGGAACTTCAATGGCTTGCCCTCATATATCCGGCATTGCGGCGCTCCTCAAAGCCGCACATCCCGAGTGGAGCCCTGCAGCTATCCAGTCAGCGATGATGACGACCGCAAATCCACTGGATAATACCAACCAACCCATCAAGGACATGGGCTTCAACTATCGTCTTGCCACCCCTTTAGGCATGGGAGCAGGGCAGGTTGATCCCAACCGCGCACTTGATCCGGGTCTACTTTACGACGCAACCGTGCAAGACCACGTCAATCTTGTCTGTTCCATGAATTTCACCTCGGAGCAAACACGCACCATCATTAGATCAAGTTACAACTGCTCGAATCCATCCTCGGACTTGAATTACCCGTCTTTCATTGCGCTGTACGACACTGAAGTAAACAGAACGACTACAAGTCAGTTTAAGAGGACTCTCACAAATGTAGGGAAAGGTGCAGCTACATACAAAGTCAAGGTAGAAGAGCCGAAGAATGCGACGGTCATAATATCACCAAAGACGTTAGTTTTCCGAAAGAAATACGACAAGCAAAGCTATTCTGTGAGTATTCGTTATACCAGAAACAACGAGATCGAGCTTGAGACCACAGATGGTTCACTCACTTGGATTGAAGTGAATGGCAAGCACACAGTCAGAAGTCCCATTGTGGTCTATCCTAGACTCAACAACGATGATGATTAG